In Saccharothrix syringae, the following are encoded in one genomic region:
- a CDS encoding DUF5753 domain-containing protein, whose translation MSQVTGVSSSSLAKLEVGVRRTDAVNIARLLGIYRVDLATFNKVMSLYREVDDGRLIWMHDVGGVDEVPVVLANEVTARELFSYEPVSIPALAQSEDYLRQVLSWDDRLSTDDVERRVKARKVRQRILHPRSGVKCTFVVRELTLRHLPGGHDAVWGQLMNLFWLANSEKVSVRVIGCDVPYGYQGQYPFTLTRTPEFRPVVHVDTTPFSLFLDDPAESEAYEEMARLLLGNAMSVGESQKLITNLAEQRRELVDSGN comes from the coding sequence GTGTCGCAGGTGACGGGGGTTTCAAGCTCGTCGTTGGCGAAGTTGGAGGTGGGGGTTCGGCGAACTGATGCAGTCAATATTGCTCGTCTTTTGGGCATCTACCGCGTCGATCTGGCGACCTTCAACAAGGTGATGTCCTTGTATCGGGAGGTTGATGACGGGCGCTTGATCTGGATGCACGACGTGGGCGGTGTGGATGAAGTGCCGGTGGTGCTTGCGAACGAGGTGACGGCGCGGGAACTCTTCTCCTATGAGCCGGTTTCCATTCCTGCCCTTGCGCAGTCCGAAGACTACTTGCGTCAGGTCTTGAGTTGGGATGATCGGTTGTCGACGGACGACGTCGAGCGGCGCGTGAAGGCGCGCAAGGTGCGTCAGCGCATCCTGCACCCGCGCAGTGGCGTGAAGTGCACGTTCGTGGTCCGGGAGTTGACGTTGCGACACCTGCCCGGTGGGCACGACGCGGTGTGGGGACAGTTGATGAACCTGTTCTGGCTCGCCAATTCCGAGAAGGTGAGCGTGCGGGTGATCGGCTGCGACGTGCCGTACGGCTATCAGGGGCAGTATCCATTCACGCTCACGCGCACACCGGAGTTTCGGCCAGTGGTGCACGTCGATACCACGCCGTTCAGCCTGTTCCTCGACGATCCCGCGGAGTCTGAGGCGTACGAGGAGATGGCGCGACTGTTGCTCGGCAACGCCATGAGCGTGGGCGAGTCGCAGAAGCTGATCACGAACCTGGCCGAACAGAGGCGTGAGCTGGTGGACTCGGGCAACTGA
- a CDS encoding IS630 family transposase: MGRRPEVFVRSLSMEEGRKLARIGRTAKDPVRLRRAIVVLMSAQGQAVPDITSLMQVSADYVRDVIHAFNERGFAALDPKWSGGRPRVIGEAIRERICLIARTSPASRGITAFSTWSLSKLRDHLLDRGTVAAISRETLRRILHAGGVSWQSTSTWKASTDPDFLVKMHRILDLYDHPPDNGRVICIDEFGPLNLMPRKGKAWRPTGAPRRLRATYNRHHGVMHMLAALDLTTGKIHYRIRRRKRHGELLELLRSLRTRWPGQRLHLVMDNFSPHRHPDVHAWATDNDVELVFLPTYSSWLNWIEAEFTALRYFTLNGTDHHSHAEQNAAIAAYIRWRNARARPKTGFATDSPIRTWTHYPTKAA; encoded by the coding sequence GTGGGTCGTCGTCCGGAGGTGTTCGTCCGGTCGTTGTCGATGGAGGAGGGCCGGAAGTTGGCCCGGATCGGCAGGACGGCCAAGGATCCGGTGCGGTTGCGTCGGGCGATCGTGGTCCTGATGTCCGCCCAGGGGCAGGCGGTGCCGGACATCACGTCGTTGATGCAGGTCAGCGCCGATTACGTGCGTGATGTGATCCACGCGTTCAACGAGCGGGGGTTCGCGGCGCTGGACCCAAAATGGAGCGGGGGACGCCCGAGGGTGATCGGTGAGGCGATCCGTGAGCGGATCTGCCTGATCGCCCGGACGTCCCCCGCATCCCGGGGCATCACGGCGTTCTCGACCTGGTCGCTGTCCAAGCTGCGCGACCATCTGCTCGACCGCGGCACCGTCGCGGCGATCAGCCGGGAGACCCTGCGCCGCATCCTGCACGCCGGCGGCGTGTCCTGGCAGAGCACCTCCACCTGGAAGGCCTCCACCGACCCGGACTTCCTGGTGAAGATGCACCGAATCCTGGACCTCTACGACCACCCTCCCGATAACGGCCGGGTGATCTGCATCGACGAGTTCGGACCGCTGAACCTGATGCCGCGCAAGGGCAAGGCATGGCGGCCGACCGGGGCGCCGCGCCGATTACGCGCCACCTACAACCGCCACCACGGCGTGATGCACATGCTCGCCGCCCTGGACCTGACCACCGGGAAGATCCACTACCGCATCCGCCGCCGCAAGCGGCACGGCGAGCTTCTGGAGCTGCTCAGAAGCCTGCGGACACGGTGGCCGGGCCAACGCCTCCACCTGGTCATGGACAACTTCTCGCCCCACCGTCACCCCGACGTCCACGCCTGGGCCACCGACAACGACGTCGAGTTGGTGTTCCTGCCCACCTACTCCAGCTGGTTGAACTGGATCGAGGCCGAGTTCACCGCCCTGCGCTACTTCACCCTCAACGGCACCGACCACCACAGCCACGCCGAGCAGAACGCCGCGATCGCGGCCTACATCCGCTGGCGCAACGCCCGAGCCCGACCCAAGACCGGCTTCGCCACCGACTCACCCATCCGCACCTGGACCCATTACCCGACCAAGGCTGCGTGA
- a CDS encoding GntR family transcriptional regulator → MALDPNDPRPPYVQVANALRAAILTKVFKAGDKLPSRAELAKKYDVAPMTVQSALRELRDEGLIVSRQGSGVFVRERTERPVGLRPHIERAFEADHVTIDFSGFSGETLHGVIQEPLDKIRIGRLTPETIHVRILVPDPTVPWSVPCTVDDHADSPAFRDRAADIMRRHTLAIVDNVTELAALGLVKEATAEVRVHRAAPLFKLYLINNNEAFFGFYPVREHVLTLDGQPQAIYDLMGKDAILFHHSTTDDDTSTGSQYVEQAHTWFNSIWDTIATGRK, encoded by the coding sequence ATGGCACTCGACCCGAACGACCCGCGACCGCCATACGTGCAGGTGGCGAACGCCCTACGGGCAGCCATCCTGACCAAGGTCTTCAAGGCCGGGGACAAGCTTCCCTCCCGCGCCGAACTGGCCAAGAAGTACGACGTAGCCCCGATGACCGTGCAGAGCGCCCTGCGCGAGTTGCGCGACGAGGGCCTGATCGTCTCCAGACAGGGCAGCGGAGTCTTCGTCCGAGAGCGCACCGAACGCCCGGTAGGACTGCGCCCTCACATCGAACGAGCCTTCGAGGCCGACCACGTCACCATCGACTTCTCAGGCTTCTCCGGCGAGACCCTGCACGGCGTCATCCAGGAGCCACTGGACAAGATCCGCATCGGCCGCCTCACCCCCGAGACGATCCACGTCCGCATCCTCGTCCCGGACCCCACCGTCCCGTGGTCGGTCCCCTGCACCGTCGACGACCACGCCGACAGCCCAGCCTTCCGTGACCGCGCTGCCGACATCATGCGCCGCCACACCCTGGCCATCGTCGACAACGTCACTGAGCTGGCCGCCCTGGGCCTGGTCAAGGAAGCCACCGCGGAAGTCCGCGTCCACCGAGCCGCCCCGCTGTTCAAGCTTTACCTGATCAACAACAACGAAGCCTTCTTCGGCTTCTACCCAGTCCGCGAACACGTCCTCACCCTCGACGGCCAACCCCAAGCCATCTACGACCTCATGGGCAAAGACGCGATCCTCTTCCACCACAGCACCACCGACGACGACACCAGCACCGGCAGTCAATACGTCGAGCAGGCCCACACTTGGTTCAATAGTATCTGGGACACCATTGCAACGGGGCGCAAGTAA
- a CDS encoding HAD family hydrolase — MSSDRELADDLEFLHYILADTRVLLLDFDGPICSIFSGMSADCIASRLSRMLSEKERVDPPPHVKNTSDPFEVFKYAFTLGQSSARYVEAALREYEAEAVATSKPTPFAHQLLNTWAATGRNLVVVSNNSSVAIEAYINLHGLQTLIDDVVGRTSHRPDELKPNPYFLRLALQLMRANPGEATFVGDSITDTHAAKAANMRFIGYANKPGKSGLFVKAKADIVVRSMRLLVESVTNSC, encoded by the coding sequence ATGAGCAGCGATCGGGAACTCGCAGATGATCTTGAATTTCTGCATTACATTCTAGCTGACACCCGAGTACTTCTATTGGACTTCGACGGTCCAATCTGCTCGATTTTCTCGGGAATGTCTGCTGATTGCATAGCAAGTCGGCTTTCTCGAATGTTGTCCGAAAAGGAGCGCGTCGACCCGCCGCCTCATGTCAAAAATACTAGCGACCCTTTCGAAGTGTTCAAGTATGCATTCACTCTTGGGCAAAGCAGTGCGCGATACGTAGAGGCCGCGCTCCGTGAATACGAAGCAGAAGCCGTTGCAACCAGTAAGCCCACTCCCTTTGCGCACCAACTGCTGAACACTTGGGCCGCAACCGGTCGAAACCTTGTAGTTGTAAGCAACAATTCTTCCGTAGCTATTGAAGCTTATATCAATCTACATGGACTGCAAACCCTCATCGACGACGTTGTTGGTCGCACTTCGCACCGACCAGACGAACTCAAACCCAACCCCTACTTTCTCCGCCTAGCTCTCCAATTGATGCGAGCGAATCCAGGCGAAGCTACCTTTGTGGGCGATTCGATTACTGACACACATGCTGCAAAAGCCGCGAATATGCGCTTCATTGGATACGCCAACAAGCCCGGCAAGTCTGGTCTGTTTGTCAAGGCGAAGGCAGATATCGTAGTGCGAAGTATGAGACTCCTGGTTGAATCGGTCACAAACTCATGCTAA
- a CDS encoding HNH endonuclease encodes MYSLDAFMSRDSIVTRAFSDHFHEGLEYYVTPFQRWTTLHVFTDFFIDQIIFEDFDRASRTKYIPRTACRNTYCRATPAWLLAADLMQSYGFDVSEVMSELGKWVEAGAPCCPTTYEQQSGPNFDVWDSIDSSEYSELLQQLTEEVFFVLFANRTFLHKFNAHLVSWVRNSEPDEWLENNNLFRKSGRDGATLKRVSIPAWAKRAVFFRDRGRCCVCERDLGGTYSPVNRAQYDHIVPLAGGGLNDVSNLQLLCENCNNKKRANRHEPSRIYERWFPIGNQYKTRRVPTLADIVQTL; translated from the coding sequence GTGTACTCGCTCGACGCGTTCATGTCGCGCGATAGTATTGTTACGCGAGCTTTCTCCGATCACTTCCATGAAGGTCTTGAATATTATGTGACTCCGTTCCAGAGGTGGACAACTCTGCATGTATTCACCGACTTCTTTATCGACCAGATTATTTTTGAGGATTTCGACCGAGCGTCGCGCACTAAATACATTCCTCGCACGGCATGCCGTAATACTTATTGCAGGGCAACTCCAGCATGGCTTCTGGCCGCAGATCTCATGCAAAGCTACGGATTCGATGTGTCGGAGGTCATGTCAGAGTTGGGAAAGTGGGTCGAGGCCGGTGCGCCCTGTTGCCCTACAACATACGAGCAGCAGTCGGGGCCGAATTTTGATGTCTGGGATAGCATCGATTCGAGTGAATATAGCGAACTGCTCCAGCAGTTGACCGAGGAAGTCTTTTTCGTTCTTTTCGCTAATCGCACCTTCCTTCATAAATTCAATGCCCATCTTGTATCGTGGGTTCGCAACTCGGAGCCTGATGAATGGCTTGAGAACAATAACCTGTTTCGAAAAAGCGGCAGAGACGGTGCAACATTGAAGCGGGTTTCGATTCCCGCTTGGGCCAAGCGTGCAGTATTCTTTCGCGACCGGGGCCGTTGTTGTGTGTGTGAACGCGATCTGGGAGGAACTTATAGTCCTGTAAATAGGGCGCAATATGACCATATTGTCCCGCTTGCCGGAGGTGGGCTGAACGACGTCAGCAACCTTCAGCTGCTCTGCGAAAACTGTAACAACAAGAAGCGGGCAAACCGTCACGAGCCGAGTCGTATTTATGAGCGCTGGTTCCCTATCGGAAATCAGTATAAAACTCGTCGAGTGCCTACGCTGGCAGATATCGTACAGACGCTTTAG
- a CDS encoding helix-turn-helix domain-containing protein, with product MRSVAVAATDGMLHFELALACEVFGPPPDALAIPWYEVAVCGTRPVRVGRFLLEPDGGLDRLARAATVVVPALADVDEDPPADLVEAVRAAHDAGARVVSLCTGAFVLAAAGLLDGLRATTHWAHTGQLAARYPRVEVDPDVLYVDNGSVLTSAGKAAAMDLCLHLVRRDHGPAVANVVARRLVVPPHRAGGQAQFVTTPVPARDDHPLADLLPWAMRRLDRPLTVEDLARRANMSSRHLARHFRSVTGTTPLQWLLAQRIRRAQELLENTDDSVDTIAAAAGMGTATTLRRHFHRAVGVPPDAYRRTFRA from the coding sequence ATGAGGTCTGTCGCGGTCGCCGCCACCGACGGGATGCTGCACTTCGAGCTGGCCCTGGCCTGCGAGGTCTTCGGCCCGCCGCCGGACGCCCTGGCGATCCCCTGGTACGAGGTCGCGGTGTGCGGCACGCGCCCGGTCCGGGTCGGCCGGTTCCTGCTCGAACCGGACGGCGGCCTCGACCGGCTGGCGCGCGCCGCGACCGTGGTCGTGCCCGCCCTGGCGGACGTCGACGAGGACCCGCCTGCCGACCTGGTCGAGGCGGTGCGCGCGGCCCACGACGCGGGCGCGCGGGTGGTCTCCCTGTGCACGGGCGCGTTCGTGCTCGCCGCCGCGGGTCTCCTGGACGGCCTGCGCGCGACCACGCACTGGGCCCACACCGGGCAGCTCGCCGCCCGCTACCCGCGGGTGGAGGTCGACCCGGACGTGCTCTACGTCGACAACGGCAGCGTGCTCACGTCCGCGGGCAAGGCCGCGGCGATGGACCTGTGCCTGCACCTGGTCCGCCGCGACCACGGCCCGGCGGTCGCCAACGTGGTCGCGCGGCGCCTGGTCGTGCCGCCCCACCGGGCCGGCGGCCAGGCCCAGTTCGTCACCACCCCGGTGCCCGCCCGCGACGACCACCCCCTGGCCGACCTGCTCCCCTGGGCGATGCGGCGGCTGGACCGGCCGCTCACCGTGGAGGACCTGGCCCGGCGGGCGAACATGAGCTCCCGCCACCTGGCCCGCCACTTCCGGTCGGTGACCGGCACCACCCCGCTGCAGTGGCTGCTGGCCCAGCGGATCCGCCGCGCCCAGGAACTGCTGGAGAACACCGACGACAGCGTCGACACCATCGCCGCGGCCGCGGGCATGGGCACGGCGACCACGCTGCGCCGCCACTTCCACCGCGCGGTCGGCGTGCCACCGGACGCCTACCGGCGCACGTTCCGGGCGTGA
- a CDS encoding saccharopine dehydrogenase NADP-binding domain-containing protein has product MERNVAVFGAYGHTGRFVVEELRERGYAPLPLGRDLDRLRALGPRARQASVDDPASLDRALDGAAAVVNCAGPFATTAAPVVEAALRAGIPYVDVAAEIEANVDTFAHFADRARTPVVPAMAFYGGLGDLLATAATGDWAAADEVHIAYGLSSWHPTAGTLAAGAVSRDRRAGRRVRHTGGRLEYHDDALPTLEWPFPDPLGPRDVIADFAMADIVTVPSHLAVPRVSTYMTTKAAADLAAPDAQPPTAVDERGRSAQTFVVDVLVRSGGAERRAVASGRDIYAISAPLAVEAVDRLLTGRTRTTGVASAGAMFDAPDFLRALSAHLSVDLPAGR; this is encoded by the coding sequence GTGGAGCGGAACGTGGCGGTGTTCGGCGCTTACGGGCACACCGGGCGGTTCGTCGTCGAGGAGTTGCGCGAGCGCGGGTACGCCCCGCTGCCGCTGGGCCGCGACCTGGACAGGCTGCGCGCGCTGGGCCCGCGGGCGCGGCAGGCGTCGGTCGACGACCCCGCCTCGCTCGACCGCGCGCTGGACGGCGCGGCCGCCGTGGTCAACTGCGCCGGGCCCTTCGCCACGACCGCCGCCCCGGTGGTCGAGGCGGCGTTGCGCGCCGGCATCCCCTACGTCGACGTGGCGGCCGAGATCGAGGCCAACGTCGACACGTTCGCGCACTTCGCGGACCGCGCCCGCACCCCGGTCGTCCCGGCGATGGCCTTCTACGGCGGCCTCGGCGACCTGCTGGCCACCGCCGCGACGGGCGACTGGGCGGCGGCGGACGAGGTGCACATCGCCTACGGCCTGAGCAGCTGGCACCCCACCGCCGGCACGCTCGCCGCGGGCGCGGTCTCCCGGGATCGGCGGGCCGGCCGCCGCGTCCGCCACACCGGCGGCCGGCTGGAGTACCACGACGACGCCCTGCCGACCCTGGAGTGGCCCTTCCCCGACCCGCTGGGCCCCCGGGACGTCATCGCCGACTTCGCCATGGCCGACATCGTCACCGTGCCCAGCCACCTGGCCGTCCCGCGGGTGAGCACCTACATGACCACCAAGGCGGCCGCGGACCTGGCCGCCCCCGACGCCCAGCCGCCGACCGCCGTGGACGAGCGCGGCCGCTCCGCGCAGACCTTCGTCGTCGACGTCCTGGTCCGCTCCGGCGGCGCGGAACGCCGCGCGGTCGCCTCCGGCCGGGACATCTACGCCATCAGCGCGCCGCTCGCGGTGGAGGCCGTCGACCGCCTCCTCACCGGGCGGACCAGGACCACCGGCGTCGCCTCGGCGGGCGCGATGTTCGACGCCCCGGACTTCCTGCGCGCCCTGTCCGCGCACCTCTCGGTCGACCTGCCCGCCGGCCGGTAG
- a CDS encoding response regulator transcription factor: MRIVIAEDLLLLRDGLIRMLTDTGHTVVAAVDSGPDFERAVLEHGPDLSIVDVRLPPNFRDEGLKAALAVRAREPRAPILILSQYVERTYAAELLADGNGAIGYLLKDRVTALDDFLDALDRVAAGGTAMDAEVIRQLFARNTRDRGMNALTAREREVLALMAQGLSNSAICDALTLAPPSVEKHIGNILSKLDLPPSDNTNRRVRAVLAYLNQ; encoded by the coding sequence ATGCGCATCGTGATCGCCGAAGACCTGTTGCTGCTGCGCGACGGTCTGATCCGGATGCTGACCGACACCGGCCACACCGTCGTCGCCGCGGTGGACAGCGGACCGGACTTCGAGCGGGCCGTCCTGGAGCACGGGCCGGACCTGTCCATAGTGGACGTCCGGCTGCCGCCGAACTTCCGCGACGAGGGCCTGAAGGCGGCCCTGGCGGTCCGGGCTCGCGAGCCGAGGGCGCCGATCCTCATCCTCTCGCAGTACGTGGAGCGCACCTACGCCGCGGAGCTGCTGGCCGACGGCAACGGCGCCATCGGCTACCTGCTGAAGGACCGGGTGACCGCCCTGGACGACTTCCTCGACGCGCTCGACCGGGTCGCCGCGGGCGGGACGGCCATGGACGCCGAGGTGATCCGGCAGCTGTTCGCCCGCAACACCCGCGACCGGGGGATGAACGCGCTGACCGCGCGCGAGCGCGAGGTCCTGGCGCTGATGGCCCAGGGCCTGTCCAACTCGGCGATCTGCGACGCGCTGACCCTCGCGCCGCCGTCGGTGGAGAAGCACATCGGCAACATCCTGTCCAAGCTGGACCTGCCCCCGTCCGACAACACCAACCGCCGCGTCCGGGCCGTGCTGGCGTACCTGAACCAGTGA
- a CDS encoding sensor histidine kinase, with protein MFPRMGRAVAHLFAGVVVGPLAFAWAVATTLATAVLSFTYVGLPLFLVVTWVSRRVARFERLRAGWVLGVAVPNPYEPVAGHPWRRGRALTRDPATWRDLAWLGLSFPVGGLTGVVGLVVAVVDLGAVLAPVWLWAVPNPHLHPAAHWLFNTVPGRFAFSALGLAAAPLALRLVPALSRLQASVAARLLGPDPRRQVVELRATRLRVVDAQAAELRRIERDLHDGAQARIVAAGMTLALADRRLRAAGLADDPARADVLNARRQLDDALVELRRLVRGIYPPILADRGLAAAVAALAADAPFPVTARADDLGDLPPAVEAAAYFVVAEALANAVKHAGAAACEVEAARTADGGLAVTVRDDGRGGADPAGSGLDGLRRRVEALDGRMDVTSPPGGPTTVTAEFPCAS; from the coding sequence GTGTTCCCCCGCATGGGCCGCGCCGTGGCGCACCTGTTCGCCGGCGTGGTGGTCGGCCCGCTCGCCTTCGCGTGGGCGGTGGCCACCACGCTGGCCACCGCCGTGCTGTCGTTCACCTACGTGGGCCTGCCGCTGTTCCTGGTGGTGACGTGGGTCAGCAGGCGGGTCGCCCGGTTCGAGCGGCTGCGCGCGGGCTGGGTGCTGGGCGTCGCCGTACCGAACCCGTACGAGCCCGTCGCCGGCCACCCGTGGCGGCGGGGCCGCGCGCTGACCCGGGACCCCGCCACGTGGCGCGACCTGGCGTGGCTGGGGCTGTCGTTCCCGGTGGGCGGCCTGACCGGTGTGGTCGGGCTGGTCGTCGCGGTGGTGGACCTGGGCGCGGTGCTGGCGCCGGTGTGGCTGTGGGCCGTGCCGAACCCGCACCTGCACCCGGCGGCGCACTGGCTGTTCAACACCGTCCCCGGCCGGTTCGCGTTCAGCGCGCTGGGCCTCGCGGCCGCGCCCCTGGCGCTGCGCCTGGTCCCCGCGCTGTCGCGGCTCCAGGCGTCGGTCGCCGCCCGGCTCCTCGGCCCCGACCCGCGCCGCCAGGTGGTCGAGCTGCGCGCCACCCGGCTGCGCGTGGTGGACGCGCAGGCCGCCGAGCTCCGGCGCATCGAGCGCGACCTGCACGACGGCGCGCAGGCCCGCATCGTGGCCGCCGGCATGACGCTGGCCCTGGCCGACCGCAGGCTGCGCGCCGCGGGCCTGGCCGACGACCCGGCGCGCGCCGACGTCCTCAACGCCCGCCGCCAGCTGGACGACGCCCTGGTCGAGCTGCGCAGGCTCGTGCGGGGCATCTACCCGCCGATCCTGGCCGACCGCGGCCTGGCCGCCGCCGTCGCCGCGCTGGCGGCCGACGCCCCGTTCCCCGTCACCGCGCGCGCCGACGACCTGGGCGACCTGCCGCCCGCCGTGGAGGCCGCGGCCTACTTCGTGGTCGCCGAGGCCCTGGCCAACGCCGTCAAGCACGCCGGGGCGGCGGCGTGCGAGGTCGAGGCCGCCCGCACCGCCGACGGCGGCCTGGCCGTGACCGTGCGGGACGACGGCCGGGGCGGCGCCGACCCGGCGGGCTCCGGCCTGGACGGCCTGCGACGCCGGGTGGAGGCGCTGGACGGCAGGATGGACGTCACCAGCCCACCGGGTGGCCCGACCACCGTCACCGCGGAGTTCCCATGCGCATCGTGA
- a CDS encoding FtsX-like permease family protein: MTASLALAGVRRRPGAFAGTLLTAFLAFALLSGGGLLLHSALAASPGPGRFAAADLVVAAPRSVELTTTRDKGDEVKVKTKGERLPGAPTLPAGVLDAVAATPGVAEAVPDAAFPVSLDVAGTPVPGNVVAHGWRSAPLTPHPLHDGVAPGRDDVVVEASLGLPVGGVVRLTSRTGARELRVAGTVAGGVPGQSAVFVADERVADLSGLAGPTAVAVRLAPGADPAGVAAALRGRLDPALTVRAGADKAHADLPGAVPDFTGAVSVFGFVLGITGFAAVFALIGTVSLGIGQRLRELALLRTAGATPGALHRLLLAETTLVALASAAPGLPAGVVVAHVVAGRFRDLGAVPAGFAVAAHPAVLVAATALGLLVCWAATAVAARRAVRIAPTQALREAVTAPTGGRAPRVVPAAVLAGGATAILVLVPLGGDLGMGMGFVSAALLLCAAAALGPVLVGALTAVLSRPVGALGALGRVAGAVTRAESRRVTGVAVPLALVFAVNATVLTNGDLLASVTAAQQADRAAPATVRVAATNAPGLPLATADRVAASAGVTGSALTVGTRVVLDEGGKPEDHPAQGLRLAGEPALDLGVTAGDLAGLAAGGVAVSAPLAAARGWRVGDRPELWLADGTRVALTVVAVFGLWRGFGELVLPADLVSAHDPRGLVGALYLRGAPDLGAWPELAATTAADPRGGAADPRNQQAAWELMVVITLGFTAIAVVNASAMAVGARRREFAGLRLIGATPRQVRALVTREALVTAVVGLVLGCAISGVVVGAFSVALDGRWRLFADPLRYLALVAGVGLLGVVAGWAPARAVIGNRSRAGLNG, encoded by the coding sequence GTGACCGCCTCCCTGGCCCTGGCGGGCGTGCGGCGCCGGCCCGGCGCGTTCGCCGGCACGCTCCTGACCGCGTTCCTCGCCTTCGCGCTGCTCTCCGGCGGCGGGCTGCTGCTCCACTCGGCGCTGGCCGCCTCCCCCGGACCGGGCCGGTTCGCCGCAGCCGACCTCGTCGTCGCCGCGCCCCGGTCGGTCGAGCTCACCACGACCCGGGACAAGGGCGACGAGGTCAAGGTGAAGACCAAGGGCGAGCGCCTGCCCGGCGCGCCGACGCTGCCCGCCGGGGTCCTCGACGCGGTCGCCGCGACCCCCGGCGTGGCCGAGGCCGTGCCGGACGCGGCCTTCCCCGTCTCGCTGGACGTGGCCGGCACGCCGGTCCCCGGGAACGTGGTGGCCCACGGCTGGCGCTCGGCGCCCCTCACGCCGCACCCGCTGCACGACGGCGTCGCGCCGGGGCGGGACGACGTCGTGGTGGAGGCGTCGCTGGGCCTGCCGGTCGGCGGCGTGGTGCGGCTGACCAGCCGGACGGGCGCCCGCGAGCTGCGGGTCGCCGGGACCGTGGCGGGCGGTGTGCCGGGGCAGTCGGCGGTGTTCGTGGCCGACGAGCGGGTGGCCGACCTGTCCGGGCTGGCCGGGCCGACGGCCGTGGCGGTCCGGCTCGCCCCCGGCGCCGACCCCGCCGGGGTGGCGGCGGCGCTGCGCGGGCGGCTCGACCCGGCGCTGACCGTGCGCGCCGGCGCCGACAAGGCGCACGCGGACCTGCCCGGCGCCGTGCCGGACTTCACCGGGGCGGTCTCCGTCTTCGGCTTCGTCCTGGGCATCACCGGGTTCGCGGCGGTGTTCGCGCTGATCGGCACGGTGTCGCTGGGGATCGGGCAGCGGCTGCGGGAACTCGCGCTGCTGCGCACGGCGGGTGCGACCCCGGGCGCGCTGCACCGCCTGCTCCTCGCCGAGACCACCCTGGTCGCGCTCGCCTCGGCGGCGCCGGGGCTGCCCGCGGGCGTCGTGGTGGCCCACGTGGTGGCCGGCCGGTTCCGCGACCTCGGTGCCGTGCCCGCCGGGTTCGCCGTCGCGGCGCACCCCGCGGTGCTCGTCGCCGCCACCGCGCTCGGGCTGCTCGTCTGCTGGGCGGCGACCGCGGTCGCGGCGCGGCGGGCCGTGCGGATCGCACCGACGCAGGCGTTGCGGGAGGCGGTGACCGCGCCCACCGGCGGCCGCGCGCCGCGGGTCGTGCCGGCCGCGGTGCTCGCCGGGGGCGCGACGGCCATCCTGGTCCTGGTACCGCTGGGCGGCGACCTGGGCATGGGCATGGGCTTCGTCTCGGCCGCGCTGCTGCTGTGCGCCGCCGCGGCGCTCGGGCCGGTCCTGGTGGGCGCGCTGACGGCCGTGCTGTCCCGGCCGGTCGGGGCGCTGGGGGCGCTGGGCCGGGTGGCGGGCGCGGTGACCCGGGCCGAGAGCCGCCGGGTCACCGGGGTGGCCGTCCCGCTGGCGCTGGTGTTCGCGGTCAACGCCACCGTGCTCACCAACGGCGACCTGCTGGCCTCGGTGACCGCCGCGCAGCAGGCCGACCGCGCCGCGCCAGCCACCGTCCGGGTGGCCGCCACGAACGCGCCGGGCCTGCCCCTGGCCACCGCCGACCGGGTCGCCGCGTCGGCCGGGGTCACCGGCTCGGCGCTGACCGTCGGCACGAGGGTGGTCCTCGACGAGGGCGGCAAGCCCGAGGACCACCCGGCGCAGGGCCTGCGGCTGGCCGGCGAACCGGCGCTGGACCTCGGCGTCACAGCGGGCGACCTGGCCGGCCTGGCCGCCGGCGGGGTGGCGGTGAGCGCGCCGCTCGCCGCGGCGCGGGGCTGGCGGGTGGGCGACCGGCCGGAGCTCTGGCTGGCCGACGGCACGCGCGTGGCGTTGACCGTGGTCGCGGTGTTCGGGCTCTGGCGCGGGTTCGGCGAGCTCGTGCTGCCCGCCGACCTGGTCTCCGCGCACGACCCGCGCGGCCTCGTCGGCGCCCTCTACCTGCGCGGCGCGCCGGACCTGGGCGCGTGGCCCGAGCTGGCGGCGACGACCGCGGCCGACCCGCGCGGCGGCGCGGCCGACCCGCGCAACCAGCAGGCGGCGTGGGAGCTGATGGTCGTCATCACGCTCGGTTTCACCGCGATCGCCGTGGTCAACGCCTCCGCCATGGCCGTCGGCGCCCGCCGCCGGGAGTTCGCCGGGCTGCGGCTGATCGGCGCGACGCCGCGGCAGGTGCGCGCGCTCGTCACCCGGGAGGCGCTGGTCACCGCGGTCGTCGGCCTGGTGCTGGGGTGCGCGATCAGCGGGGTGGTGGTCGGCGCGTTCAGCGTCGCGCTGGACGGGCGGTGGCGGCTGTTCGCCGATCCGCTGCGCTACCTGGCCCTGGTGGCGGGCGTCGGGCTGCTCGGCGTGGTGGCCGGGTGGGCGCCGGCCCGCGCGGTGATCGGGAACCGGTCCCGGGCCGGCCTGAACGGCTAG